Proteins encoded by one window of Paroedura picta isolate Pp20150507F chromosome 11, Ppicta_v3.0, whole genome shotgun sequence:
- the CCDC127 gene encoding coiled-coil domain-containing protein 127 — translation MNNLNDPPNWNIHPNGGDDGGHGSKWNYALLVPMLGLAAFRWIWSRESQKEIEKEKKQFYQKLSTVQRELESKYRDIITENRRSVAHLELELEKERNRTSSYREALVSQSRKLVEERRTLEKEHAQLEQERSVLQRSGAAGALYQSCLEKEAQWQKRASALLKEFEETLIERQEIYCSLMLPRHRRLEVEKDLLIRAATDPIALDLGMEVGLKDIFRHDTYCSNLLNTNKRRNGRLMWLYLQYWELSVELKKFKRVEKALLGN, via the exons ATGAATAATTTAAATGACCCTCCCAACTGGAACATCCACCCTAACGGCGGGGACGATGGAGGCCATGGCAGCAAATGGAATTATGCATTGCTGGTTCCAATGCTGGGACTGGCTGCCTTTC GATGGATCTGGTCCAGAGAGTCACAGAAAGagatagaaaaagagaaaaaacaattCTATCAGAAACTGTCAACAGTACAGCGAGAGCTTGAATCTAAATATCGTGACATAATTACTGAAAATCGCCGTTCAGTCGCCCACTTAGAGCTGGAACTGGAAAAAGAACGGAACAGAACATCCAGTTATCGGGAAGCCCTGGTCTCCCAGAGCCGTAAATTGGTGGAGGAAAGGCGAACCCTGGAAAAAGAGCATGCCCAGCTGGAACAAGAAAGATCAGTCCTGCAGCGTTCTGGGGCTGCTGGGGCTTTGTACCAGAGTTGTCTGGAGAAAGAAGCGCAGTGGCAAAAGAGAGCCAGTGCCCTGCTCAAAGAGTTTGAAGAAACTCTCATTGAAAGGCAGGAGATCTACTGCAGCCTCATGCTTCCGAGACACCGGCGACTGGAAGTTGAGAAAGATTTGCTAATTAGGGCAGCAACTGATCCGATTGCCTTGGACTTGGGAATGGAGGTAGGTTTGAAAGACATTTTTAGGCATGATACCTATTGCAGCAACTTGCTGAACACCAATAAACGCCGGAATGGAAGGCTAATGTGGCTTTACCTCCAGTACTGGGAATTGTCTGTGGAGCTTAAGAAGTTCAAGAGGGTAGAGAAGGCCTTGTTGGGAAATTAG
- the LRRC14B gene encoding leucine-rich repeat-containing protein 14B codes for MRSLRFLSAEVLVSDAQRIRKNLGYIAHNLFPLLFKAGYLQEQGDVVHDLVENWPLPELNLGKLLGRTADHQEDIRSRACHVCLSSCLAGLRDYVLNCSSPYAKRLKTVDLTGIRDVEVQLCKCQKTLGRWARTELLCKICFDLLVEIERRPLGLCESEISVDVLVELFVTERSYELAVQALFLRHHSPLKIHCVAFRADNLAPRKLFYIIKLAEPSLLRRFEVVHNVRLEMEHLQVLLNNVCFPQLTALMLPARTFDVRRFTPEDEATLASTGEKLSQMTQLTELGLPFSTLTGRIRKLLSPLKTPLKVLDVSNCSLNHADMAYLANSLHSNHLEVLDISGHDVTDLYPSTFFKLLSHSSRTLKHLTLEECNIQDIHLNMLILGLAPCRKLEELKFLGNPLSSRGLKGLFTIFVDFPRLKYIEFPVPKDCYPNDISYPIDDADLLKFDHQKYERVVEELHVILLEAKREDIKASTPLFGSYDAAVQETGNELGSFLLKSFRDALESFRMALRESN; via the exons ATGCGCTCCCTGAGGTTCTTAAGTGCGGAGGTTCTGGTATCTGACGCTCAACGGATCAGGAAGAATCTCGGCTACATCGCACACaacctcttccccctcctttttaaGGCTGGCTACTTACAGGAGCAGGGCGATGTGGTCCATGACCTGGTGGAAAACTGGCCACTGCCCGAACTGAACCTTGGGAAACTGTTGGGCCGCACGGCGGATCACCAGGAGGACATCCGCAGCAGGGCCTGCCACGTCTGTTTGTCCAGCTGCCTCGCTGGCCTGAGGGACTACGTGTTGAATTGTTCCTCGCCCTATGCCAAGCGACTCAAGACGGTGGACCTAACCGGCATCCGAGATGTGGAAGTTCAACTCTGCAAATGTCAGAAGACGCTGGGGCgctgggccaggacagagctgctctgcaagatcTGCTTTGACCTGCTTGTTGAGATTGAAAGGCGGCCGCTTGGCCTCTGCGAGTCGGAGATCTCTGTCGATGTCCTCGTTGAACTCTTTGTTACTGAAAGGAGCTATGAGCTGGCTGTCCAGGCCTTGTTTCTGCGGCACCACAGCCCATTGAAGATCCACTGTGTGGCCTTCAGGGCGGACAACCTGGCCCCCCGCAAGCTCTTCTACATCATCAAACTTGCTGAGCCCTCTTTGCTGCGCAGATTTGAGGTAGTCCACAATGTCCGGCTGGAAATGGAGCATCTGCAGGTCCTGCTGAATAATGTCTGCTTTCCTCAGCTGACAGCCCTCATGCTCCCCGCTAGGACCTTTGACGTGAGGAGATTCACTCCAGAGGACGAAGCCACCCTCGCCAGCACTGGAGAAAAGCTCAGCCAGATGACCCAACTGACCGAGTTGGGCCTGCCGTTTTCCACCCTCACGGGAAGGATACGCAAACTGCTCAG CCCTCTGAAAACGCCTCTGAAAGTTCTCGATGTCTCTAATTGCTCCTTAAACCATGCTGACATGGCATATTTAGCCAACAGTCTTCATTCCAACCACCTGGAAGTTCTGGATATCAGTGGACATGATGTGACCGACCTCTACCCGTCGACCTTCTTCAAGCTTCTGAGCCACTCCTCCCGCACACTGAAGCACCTCACCCTGGAGGAATGCAACATCCAAGACATCCACCTGAACATGCTGATTCTGGGTCTGGCCCCCTGCCGGAAGCTGGAGGAGCTGAAGTTCCTTGGAAATCCTCTGTCTTCTCGAGGGCTGAAGGGCCTTTTCACGATTTTCGTTGACTTCCCTAGACTGAAATATATTGAATTCCCAGTCCCAAAGGACTGTTATCCAAACGACATCAGTTACCCAATTGATGATGCTGATCTTCTGAAATTTGATCACCAGAAATATGAGAGAGTGGTAGAGGAACTTCATGTGATTTTACTGGAGGCAAAGCGTGAGGACATCAAGGCTTCTACGCCGCTCTTTGGCAGCTACGATGCGGCAGTACAAGAAACAGGGAATGAATTGGGATCCTTTTTGCTGAAGTCCTTCAGAGATGCCCTAGAAAGCTTCAGAATGGCACTTCGGGAAAGTAACTGA